A section of the Aricia agestis chromosome 4, ilAriAges1.1, whole genome shotgun sequence genome encodes:
- the LOC121725909 gene encoding uncharacterized protein LOC121725909 has protein sequence MENPEDPDDDHWDHESTMAMLSMYLQNIDKFRNPKIKKKNVWIDISNAIGKCPDSCDKKFRNLKLTYIRLLKKKVQSGATWIKWPFFELFEEIYSVDGEYQPEIQQKLKDGTTDIITKALLNIGTTSNIEDNPEAGQSSSTVQNEEVHKRLMRKRNAEFRKVTLEMRDRQKVVEEKLDRLINIVEESNSIQRERNRLFEHFLSRLSHTNTNC, from the coding sequence ATGGAAAACCCTGAAGACCCTGATGATGATCACTGGGATCATGAAAGCACAATGGCCATGCTATCCATGTACTTACAGAATATAGATAAATTTAGAAATCCTAAGATAAAGAAAAAGAATGTTTGGATTGATATTTCAAATGCAATTGGTAAATGCCCTGATAGTTGTGACAAAAAGTTTCGAAATCTGAAACTTACATACATACGACTGCTGAAGAAGAAAGTTCAAAGTGGTGCCACATGGATTAAATGGCCATTCTTTGAGTTATTTGAGGAAATATACAGCGTCGACGGTGAATACCAACCAGAAATacaacaaaaattaaaagatgGCACCACCGATATAATTACAAAAGCCTTACTGAATATTGGCACCACATCAAACATAGAAGATAACCCTGAAGCAGGACAATCGTCAAGTACAGTTCAAAATGAAGAAGTTCATAAAAGATTAATGAGGAAAAGGAACGCTGAATTTAGAAAAGTAACATTAGAAATGAGAGATCGTCAAAAAGTTGTGGAGGAAAAATTAGATAGACTGATTAATATTGTAGAAGAATCTAATAGTATACAAAGAGAAAGAAACAGACTATttgaacattttttaagtaGACTAAGTCATACAAACACAAATTGTTAA